The Lutibacter profundi genome includes a region encoding these proteins:
- a CDS encoding PAS domain S-box protein, producing the protein MTERFNLKMTPIDYQNKTQNQQAPDKKYFTFFENAPIALMVEDFSKLKTHIEKVVKENNTDVISYINENPSVISKLASLIIIKDVNATTLTLFKAKTKQELLKNLNRTFTEKSTEAFKNLIIDILTGKKETEAETVNKTLNGEILDITIKFKVIEGSEETLENIIVSIEDITERINTRRALAESEKRYRESQEVAKIGSWEYDFSAKKIYWSDEAFELIESKPQKNISLEFYLSHVHIDDRELVKNVSANFLLKNQNQNLRYRIITKQGKIKYISEKRSVQIKDGRIVKIIGICQDITENVHIEQKLNVTKNLLSKTLTSIKDGFIILDYNSNYLYLNNEAAKLLGVKNPEEVIGKHIWTEFPEKEGDVFFDNYQKVLKTKKPISFENYFKPWNRWFENRIIPSSEGIIMFFHEITSRKIDEEKIEKAYDIINKSSSVVFLCKNERYFPIEYISKNTEKLFGYTSEEVLSNTFRTLKIIHPDNLDYVQSLLAPLKRNQDFKGFKTKAIKVFSKNGNVRWIEVRIDVIKDSNGKTTHIQGIAEDITEQKISRDLLFKSNQRLEEIFKNTPLGIIIWDLDFNVLEWNNSSQRIFGYTVEESKVKSIKDLINPPHLISEMKKFRDKFASLNFEKVTSSENITKDGKTIICRWYNVQLKDARGNITGFASLIEDVTERINSKKALEKSERKYRDIFEKSIDAVIIIKNGKFVNCNESTLRIFDYDNKQSLLQKHPSILSPEKQPDGTPSYLKAEGMMKIALEKGHHRFRWNHQQKNGRVFPAEVSLTRINTPDNIPTIHTVIRDITERVKNEQLENVLYNISRAALTINDFNKFGLFLKDELQTIIDTSNFYVAIYNEKTNMITTPIFVDEKEEVEEFSAEGSLTGHVIKTKKPLLLTNNEHRSLIRQGVVDIIGAHSECWMGVPLLIDGKAIGAIVVQSYDNKNAFNKSDVNLLEFVADQISTTIQRKKIEDELTQALAKAQESDKLKSSFLANMSHEIRTPMNGIIGFSELFLEPNLSNEDREKYANVVINSSKQLLTIVNDILDISKIEAGVVKLNYESTNVNRMLDNLYAFYKPKAEENNLELNCVKGLENFKSVISIDRIKLNQVLTNLLSNAFKFTDKGSIDFGYEFIENKLQFYVKDTGVGIEEDIQDKIFDRFIQANQDLNKKLQGTGLGLAISKRFIELFKGDIWIDSNTKGTTIYFTIPYIKEKEPLVSSIVEEQKPNKQVKNKKLTILVAEDEEYNMMYINELFSKTNYTIIEASNGKKAVELLENHPEIDLVFLDIKMPIMDGNEAMIEIKKENPSLPVIALSAFAMESDKESALKKGFDAYLTKPINKKHLFSLIDKHAN; encoded by the coding sequence ATGACTGAAAGATTTAATCTTAAAATGACTCCAATAGATTACCAAAATAAAACACAAAACCAACAAGCACCAGACAAAAAGTATTTTACATTTTTTGAGAACGCTCCAATTGCATTAATGGTTGAAGATTTCTCAAAACTTAAAACACATATTGAAAAGGTTGTAAAAGAGAACAATACAGATGTTATATCGTATATTAATGAAAATCCAAGTGTAATATCAAAACTAGCATCTTTAATTATAATAAAAGATGTAAATGCAACTACGCTAACGTTGTTTAAAGCAAAAACTAAACAAGAATTATTAAAAAATTTAAATAGAACCTTTACCGAAAAATCAACGGAGGCTTTTAAAAACTTGATTATTGATATTTTAACTGGGAAAAAAGAAACAGAGGCTGAAACAGTTAATAAAACTTTAAATGGTGAAATACTTGATATCACAATAAAATTTAAAGTAATTGAGGGTAGTGAAGAAACACTTGAAAATATAATTGTCTCTATTGAAGATATTACCGAAAGAATTAACACTAGAAGAGCATTAGCAGAGAGTGAAAAAAGGTATAGAGAGTCTCAAGAAGTTGCTAAAATTGGAAGTTGGGAATATGATTTTTCTGCTAAAAAAATATATTGGTCAGATGAAGCTTTTGAACTAATAGAAAGTAAACCACAAAAGAATATAAGTTTAGAATTTTATTTATCACATGTACATATTGATGATAGGGAATTGGTAAAAAACGTAAGTGCAAACTTTTTATTAAAAAACCAAAATCAGAATTTAAGGTATAGAATTATTACAAAACAAGGCAAAATAAAATATATTAGTGAAAAGCGAAGTGTACAAATTAAAGATGGAAGGATTGTTAAAATAATAGGTATATGTCAAGATATTACAGAAAATGTACATATTGAACAAAAGTTAAATGTTACTAAGAATTTACTTTCAAAAACACTTACAAGCATTAAAGATGGTTTTATAATTTTAGATTACAATTCTAATTATTTGTACCTAAACAATGAAGCAGCAAAATTATTAGGTGTTAAAAACCCTGAGGAGGTTATAGGAAAACATATTTGGACTGAATTTCCAGAAAAAGAAGGAGATGTTTTTTTTGACAATTATCAAAAGGTGTTAAAAACCAAAAAACCTATTAGTTTTGAAAATTATTTTAAACCTTGGAATAGATGGTTTGAAAATAGAATAATTCCTTCAAGTGAAGGGATTATAATGTTTTTTCATGAAATAACCAGTAGAAAGATTGATGAAGAAAAAATAGAAAAAGCATATGATATAATTAATAAAAGCTCTTCAGTTGTATTTTTATGTAAAAATGAAAGATATTTTCCCATTGAATACATTTCCAAAAACACAGAAAAATTATTTGGGTATACCAGTGAAGAAGTATTAAGTAACACCTTTAGAACGCTTAAAATAATTCATCCAGATAATTTAGATTATGTGCAATCTTTATTAGCCCCACTTAAAAGAAATCAAGATTTTAAGGGTTTTAAAACAAAGGCCATTAAAGTTTTTTCTAAAAATGGAAATGTAAGATGGATTGAGGTTAGAATTGATGTTATAAAAGACTCTAATGGTAAAACAACCCATATTCAAGGAATAGCTGAAGATATTACTGAACAGAAAATTTCGAGAGATTTACTATTTAAAAGTAATCAGCGTTTAGAAGAAATATTTAAAAATACACCACTAGGTATTATAATTTGGGATTTAGATTTTAATGTACTTGAATGGAATAACTCATCTCAGAGAATATTTGGATATACGGTTGAAGAATCAAAAGTAAAATCGATTAAAGACCTAATAAATCCACCTCATTTAATTTCGGAAATGAAAAAATTCCGAGATAAATTTGCTTCTCTCAATTTTGAGAAAGTAACGTCGAGTGAAAATATTACTAAAGATGGGAAAACAATAATTTGTAGGTGGTACAATGTACAATTAAAAGATGCCAGAGGGAATATAACAGGTTTTGCTTCATTAATTGAAGATGTAACAGAAAGAATTAATTCTAAAAAAGCACTTGAAAAATCTGAACGGAAATATAGAGATATTTTTGAAAAATCAATTGACGCAGTTATTATTATAAAAAATGGCAAGTTTGTTAATTGTAATGAATCTACACTAAGAATATTTGATTACGATAATAAGCAATCATTACTTCAAAAGCACCCATCAATACTATCTCCAGAAAAACAACCTGATGGGACACCATCTTATTTAAAAGCTGAAGGAATGATGAAAATTGCCTTAGAAAAAGGGCATCATAGGTTTAGATGGAATCATCAACAAAAAAACGGACGTGTTTTTCCTGCTGAAGTTTCTCTTACTAGAATAAATACTCCAGATAATATACCTACAATACATACAGTTATAAGAGATATTACCGAAAGAGTTAAAAATGAACAATTAGAAAATGTATTGTACAATATCTCTAGAGCGGCGTTAACAATTAATGATTTTAATAAGTTTGGTCTTTTTCTAAAAGACGAACTACAAACAATTATTGATACTAGCAATTTTTACGTTGCTATATACAACGAGAAAACAAATATGATTACAACTCCCATTTTTGTAGATGAAAAAGAAGAAGTTGAAGAATTTTCTGCAGAAGGATCTCTAACAGGTCATGTAATAAAAACAAAAAAACCACTATTGTTAACGAATAATGAACATAGGAGTTTAATTAGACAAGGAGTTGTAGATATTATTGGGGCACATTCTGAATGTTGGATGGGTGTTCCATTATTAATTGATGGTAAAGCAATTGGAGCCATTGTTGTTCAAAGTTATGATAATAAAAATGCTTTTAATAAGAGTGATGTAAATTTATTAGAATTTGTAGCAGACCAAATAAGTACCACTATTCAGCGTAAAAAAATAGAAGACGAATTAACTCAAGCTTTGGCAAAAGCACAAGAATCAGATAAATTAAAATCTTCTTTCTTAGCCAATATGAGTCATGAGATTAGGACACCAATGAATGGGATTATTGGATTTTCAGAATTATTTTTAGAACCAAATTTATCGAATGAGGATAGAGAAAAATATGCAAATGTTGTAATAAACAGTAGCAAACAGTTATTAACTATTGTAAATGACATTTTAGACATTTCAAAAATTGAAGCTGGAGTTGTAAAGCTAAATTATGAAAGTACAAATGTGAATAGAATGCTTGATAATTTATATGCTTTTTACAAACCAAAAGCCGAGGAAAACAATTTAGAATTAAATTGTGTGAAAGGATTGGAAAATTTTAAAAGCGTAATTAGTATTGACAGAATTAAATTAAATCAAGTATTAACAAATTTGTTGTCAAATGCATTTAAATTTACAGACAAAGGGAGCATAGATTTTGGATATGAATTTATTGAAAACAAATTGCAATTTTATGTAAAAGATACTGGTGTTGGTATTGAAGAAGATATTCAAGATAAAATATTCGATAGATTTATTCAGGCAAATCAAGATTTAAATAAAAAACTTCAAGGAACAGGGCTGGGTTTGGCAATATCAAAGAGATTTATTGAATTGTTTAAAGGAGATATATGGATAGATTCTAATACAAAAGGTACAACCATTTATTTTACAATACCTTATATTAAAGAGAAAGAACCATTAGTTTCTTCTATAGTTGAAGAACAAAAACCAAACAAGCAAGTGAAAAATAAAAAATTAACAATATTAGTAGCTGAGGATGAAGAATATAACATGATGTATATTAACGAATTATTTTCAAAAACTAACTATACAATTATTGAAGCAAGTAATGGTAAAAAAGCAGTTGAGTTGCTAGAAAATCATCCTGAAATAGATTTGGTTTTTTTAGATATTAAAATGCCAATAATGGATGGTAATGAAGCAATGATTGAGATAAAAAAAGAAAACCCGTCATTACCTGTTATAGCACTTTCTGCGTTTGCAATGGAATCTGATAAAGAAAGTGCTTTAAAAAAAGGATTTGATGCTTACTTAACGAAACCAATAAATAAAAAACACCTTTTCAGTTTAATTGATAAACATGCAAATTAA
- a CDS encoding 2-hydroxyacid dehydrogenase → MKVLLIDTNHSLLQNGLEKLGCICDEDYTSTKQQIEEKINNYNGIVIRSRFHIDKQFIDKATHLKFIARVGAGLESIDVIYANKKGIHLISAPEGNSNAVGEHALGMILCLFNNIKKADLEIRNGKWLREENRGIELEGKTVGIIGYGNMGKSFAKKLKGFDVDVICYDIKEGVGDENCKQVSLKQLQEKTDILSLHTPLNKLSHHMVNDLFISNFKKSFYLINTARGSAVVTNDLVENLINKKILGACLDVLEYEKLSFENLFENENLPEAFSYLIHANNVLLSPHIAGWTVESKIKLAQTIVDKIKRIFF, encoded by the coding sequence ATGAAAGTTCTTTTAATTGACACCAATCATTCATTACTTCAAAATGGTTTAGAAAAACTAGGCTGCATTTGTGATGAGGATTATACTTCTACGAAACAACAAATTGAAGAAAAAATAAACAACTATAACGGTATTGTTATTAGAAGCCGGTTTCATATTGATAAACAATTTATAGATAAAGCAACTCATTTAAAATTTATTGCGCGTGTAGGTGCCGGACTTGAAAGTATTGATGTTATATACGCCAACAAAAAAGGAATCCATTTAATTTCTGCTCCAGAAGGAAATAGCAATGCTGTTGGTGAACATGCCTTAGGAATGATACTTTGTTTATTTAATAATATTAAAAAAGCTGATCTTGAAATTAGAAATGGAAAATGGTTACGTGAAGAAAATAGAGGTATTGAATTAGAGGGGAAAACTGTTGGTATTATCGGTTACGGAAATATGGGGAAATCCTTTGCTAAAAAATTAAAAGGGTTTGATGTTGATGTTATTTGCTACGATATAAAAGAAGGAGTAGGTGATGAAAATTGCAAACAAGTCTCGTTAAAACAATTACAAGAAAAAACAGACATTTTAAGTTTACATACCCCTTTAAATAAACTATCACACCATATGGTAAATGATCTGTTTATTAGCAACTTTAAAAAATCTTTTTATTTAATAAATACCGCACGAGGTTCTGCTGTTGTTACCAATGATTTGGTTGAAAATCTCATTAACAAAAAAATATTGGGTGCTTGTTTAGATGTATTAGAATATGAAAAACTATCTTTTGAAAATTTGTTTGAAAATGAAAATTTACCCGAAGCCTTCTCGTATTTAATTCATGCAAATAATGTACTACTATCACCTCATATTGCAGGTTGGACCGTTGAATCCAAAATTAAATTAGCGCAAACAATTGTTGATAAAATTAAAAGAATATTTTTTTAA
- the panB gene encoding 3-methyl-2-oxobutanoate hydroxymethyltransferase, with amino-acid sequence MSTAKKDYKRITTKSLVEMKNNGEKIAMLTAYDYTMAKIVDKAGIDIILVGDSASNVMAGHETTLPITLNEMIYHASSVVRAIERSLVVVDLPFGSYQGNSRSALDSAIRIMKESGGHAVKLEGGSEIRESISRILTAGIPVMGHLGLTPQSIYKFGSYTVRAKEDEEAEKLKEDALLIEQLGCFALVLEKIPAKLAQEIAESISIPVIGIGAGNGVDGQVLVTHDMLGMTHEFHPRFLRRYLDLFSEMTTAFENYISDVKNRDFPNENEQY; translated from the coding sequence ATGTCAACAGCAAAAAAAGATTATAAAAGAATTACAACCAAAAGTTTGGTAGAAATGAAAAATAATGGTGAAAAAATTGCCATGTTAACTGCTTATGATTATACTATGGCTAAAATTGTAGACAAAGCAGGTATTGACATTATTTTGGTTGGTGATTCTGCATCAAATGTAATGGCTGGTCATGAAACCACACTTCCTATTACTCTGAATGAAATGATTTACCATGCAAGCTCCGTTGTTAGAGCTATTGAAAGAAGCTTAGTTGTGGTAGATTTACCATTTGGTAGTTACCAAGGTAATTCTAGAAGCGCCCTAGATTCAGCCATAAGAATAATGAAAGAATCAGGTGGACATGCTGTAAAATTAGAAGGCGGAAGTGAAATTAGAGAATCAATCTCAAGAATTTTAACCGCCGGAATTCCTGTTATGGGACATTTAGGACTTACCCCTCAATCTATTTATAAATTTGGATCTTATACCGTTAGAGCCAAAGAAGATGAAGAGGCTGAAAAATTAAAAGAAGATGCCTTATTAATTGAACAATTAGGGTGCTTTGCTTTAGTTTTAGAAAAAATACCTGCAAAATTAGCTCAAGAAATTGCAGAAAGTATTTCTATCCCAGTGATAGGAATTGGAGCTGGAAATGGTGTAGATGGCCAAGTACTTGTAACGCATGATATGTTAGGGATGACTCATGAATTTCACCCTCGTTTTTTACGCCGTTATTTAGATTTATTTTCTGAAATGACAACTGCTTTTGAAAATTATATTTCTGATGTGAAAAATAGAGATTTCCCTAATGAAAACGAACAGTATTAA
- a CDS encoding sensor histidine kinase translates to MIKKNNLPTYVNELEEKVVDLSLQLKSYSNELISVKESYNKTIGKLIHNLKNPVGVIFSFSEMMLEDIEDYSIEKLKSHIEIIKNSSKFSIELLNTVAKLSQIKSSNYTLNLKEINYTNLVNDVISEFKDTAEKKNCIIKIKFPEKPVFLTVDEAEISVVIRNILNNAFRYSGKNTTIEITIIEKDNTIETIITDEGIGISEENLPNVLNEFFVVNTYSEDKKKCIGLGLAIASKISTHHKGKISITSVIDKGSSFKISIPKR, encoded by the coding sequence TTGATAAAGAAAAATAACTTGCCCACTTATGTTAATGAATTGGAAGAAAAAGTAGTAGATCTTAGTTTACAGCTTAAAAGTTATTCTAATGAGTTGATTTCAGTTAAAGAAAGTTACAATAAAACGATAGGGAAATTAATACATAACTTAAAGAATCCTGTTGGTGTAATTTTTTCATTTTCTGAAATGATGTTGGAAGATATTGAAGATTATTCAATAGAAAAACTAAAAAGCCATATTGAAATTATTAAAAATTCATCAAAATTTTCTATTGAATTATTAAACACGGTGGCGAAGCTTTCACAAATTAAATCTTCAAACTATACACTAAATTTAAAGGAAATAAATTATACGAATTTAGTAAATGATGTTATAAGTGAGTTTAAAGATACAGCTGAGAAAAAAAATTGTATAATTAAAATAAAATTTCCTGAAAAGCCAGTTTTTTTAACTGTTGATGAGGCTGAAATTTCTGTGGTAATTAGAAACATACTCAACAATGCTTTTCGGTATTCTGGCAAAAACACAACAATTGAAATTACTATAATTGAAAAGGATAATACTATTGAAACTATAATAACGGATGAGGGAATAGGTATTTCTGAAGAAAATTTACCCAATGTATTGAATGAGTTTTTTGTTGTAAATACTTATTCAGAAGATAAGAAAAAGTGTATTGGCTTAGGGCTAGCAATTGCTTCTAAAATAAGCACACATCATAAAGGAAAAATATCAATAACTAGTGTAATTGATAAAGGATCTAGCTTTAAAATTAGTATTCCAAAGCGCTAA
- a CDS encoding TM2 domain-containing protein translates to MDVLDENGNIIPKNNEESKRVIAGILAIVLGPFGVHKFILGYTTQGIILLAVTILTCGIGAAVTSIIGLIEGVIYLTKSDEEFIQMYQTNKKEWF, encoded by the coding sequence ATGGATGTATTGGACGAAAATGGAAATATAATTCCAAAAAATAATGAAGAAAGTAAAAGGGTAATTGCTGGAATTTTAGCCATAGTTTTAGGGCCGTTTGGTGTACATAAATTTATTCTTGGCTATACTACACAAGGTATTATTCTATTAGCTGTCACAATTTTAACTTGTGGTATTGGAGCTGCAGTTACAAGTATTATAGGATTAATTGAAGGCGTTATTTACCTCACTAAATCTGATGAAGAGTTTATTCAAATGTATCAAACCAATAAAAAAGAATGGTTTTAA